A genome region from Sporosarcina sp. ANT_H38 includes the following:
- a CDS encoding branched-chain amino acid ABC transporter permease: protein MLSELINPYYLQVTTFILLNIILGVSIYITLGTGQLSLGHAGFMSIGAYTSAILTLNYNVPLVLGIIIAAVFTGFIGVLIGFPALRLQGVYLAIATLGFGEVIRVLFINWEGLTNGAIGIRGIPHLGREILSFSESLGFSPEMIGLKNNQFVSLSVFLVLLIITIGVIWFFIRQNNSRIGRAFASIKMDEEASEAMGINITYYKILAFGQGALLAGFAGALYAHLTAYISPSDFGYHRAVEILIFAIFGGSEVIWGPIFGAIFLSTMPEFLRVISEYRFMIYGALLVLMMAFRPQGLIDMNVISWIKRPRLKKKEGKHGTGNKKDK from the coding sequence ATGTTAAGCGAATTAATAAACCCATATTATTTGCAGGTTACAACTTTTATTCTATTGAATATTATCCTTGGAGTTAGTATTTACATAACGCTTGGAACAGGGCAATTGTCATTGGGGCATGCGGGATTCATGAGTATAGGTGCATACACGTCGGCTATTTTAACGCTTAATTATAATGTACCTCTAGTACTTGGCATTATTATTGCGGCTGTGTTTACAGGTTTTATCGGTGTGTTAATTGGTTTTCCTGCCCTAAGGTTACAAGGCGTATATCTTGCGATTGCAACGCTTGGGTTTGGAGAAGTTATTCGAGTACTATTCATCAACTGGGAGGGTTTAACGAACGGTGCTATTGGGATACGTGGCATTCCTCATCTGGGACGAGAAATTTTGAGCTTCAGTGAGAGCTTAGGTTTTAGTCCGGAAATGATTGGATTGAAAAATAACCAATTTGTAAGTTTGTCAGTTTTTCTTGTGTTACTGATTATTACTATAGGAGTTATTTGGTTCTTTATTAGACAGAATAATTCTAGAATAGGGCGTGCATTTGCTTCTATTAAAATGGATGAAGAGGCATCGGAAGCAATGGGCATTAACATTACATACTATAAGATTCTAGCATTCGGCCAAGGTGCGCTACTGGCTGGATTTGCAGGGGCATTATATGCGCATTTAACGGCGTATATTAGTCCGTCGGATTTTGGTTATCATCGAGCTGTTGAAATTCTGATCTTCGCTATATTTGGTGGGAGTGAAGTTATTTGGGGGCCGATATTTGGTGCCATTTTCCTTTCAACAATGCCAGAGTTTCTACGTGTCATCAGCGAATATCGCTTCATGATTTACGGTGCCCTCCTTGTACTTATGATGGCATTCCGACCTCAGGGGCTTATTGATATGAATGTCATCAGTTGGATTAAACGTCCAAGATTAAAGAAGAAGGAGGGAAAACATGGTACTGGAAATAAAAAAGATAAGTAA
- a CDS encoding branched-chain amino acid ABC transporter permease, whose product MLIEQLINGLTLGSIYVVVALGYTLVFGVLNIVNMGHGEIFMFGAFMGVIVTNSLGLPLYVAFLVAIIVTGILGYFLERFALRPLRGKEGVSHLAPLISTIGVSIFLENAAHHFFGAGNHPFRTSFSELNITIGTTTVYYVQILIFVIAILLMFGLTFWLSKTKAGKALRASAENLAVASLLGVNTKRVITQTVIIASAMGGIAGILVGIAFNSVNPQMGLSFGLKGLAIIILGGLGNVRGAMAGGLILGLSETFLVAYGNSGYRDAIAFIAIIVILIVRPQGLFGTSTSKSKG is encoded by the coding sequence TTGCTAATTGAACAATTAATAAATGGTCTTACATTGGGAAGTATCTATGTTGTTGTAGCCCTCGGTTATACGCTTGTGTTTGGCGTTCTTAACATCGTCAATATGGGCCATGGAGAAATTTTTATGTTTGGTGCATTTATGGGTGTTATTGTAACAAATAGTTTAGGTTTACCGCTTTACGTGGCCTTTTTGGTTGCCATTATTGTAACGGGGATATTAGGTTATTTCCTTGAGCGTTTTGCATTAAGGCCACTTAGAGGGAAAGAAGGCGTATCCCATCTTGCTCCACTTATCAGTACAATTGGGGTATCTATTTTTCTTGAAAATGCTGCTCATCACTTTTTTGGAGCTGGAAATCATCCATTCCGAACAAGTTTTTCGGAGTTGAACATTACGATTGGTACAACAACCGTCTATTATGTCCAAATTCTTATCTTCGTTATTGCAATTTTATTAATGTTTGGGCTCACCTTTTGGCTGTCGAAAACAAAGGCAGGCAAGGCTTTACGTGCAAGTGCAGAAAATTTAGCAGTTGCAAGCCTACTTGGTGTTAATACGAAAAGAGTGATTACACAAACAGTTATTATTGCATCTGCAATGGGTGGAATTGCGGGAATTCTAGTTGGAATCGCATTTAACTCTGTTAACCCACAAATGGGTTTATCATTTGGATTAAAAGGTTTAGCCATTATCATTCTTGGTGGTTTAGGAAACGTTCGTGGTGCGATGGCGGGCGGTCTAATATTGGGACTTTCTGAAACGTTTTTAGTGGCCTATGGAAATTCAGGTTATCGTGATGCCATCGCGTTTATAGCGATTATCGTTATTTTAATTGTTAGACCACAAGGACTTTTCGGTACGTCAACATCGAAATCAAAGGGGTGA
- a CDS encoding ABC transporter substrate-binding protein, protein MNKRIKLLFSVLMVFTLVVLTACGSGTKDAGDKETGADGAVKAKIGVISYLTGPGAGYGEAITNGLKLANKELKEAGEVDLELMIEDSAGKQEEALSAAQKLMNSDNVDAIIGPTLSTEMFVVGPEAELNGVPIMGTSNTAEGVPQLGEYVFRNSIPETLAIPASVQKAIEKYDVKKVAILYGNDDVFTKAGYDVMKKVAEDLNLEIVTTETFQLGQSDYKAQLTKIKNLNPDLILASALYNEGAVILDQARKMGLDVPFVGGNGFNSPEVIKIAGDASNGLIVATPWFAQKDDEKVKNFVKNYTEAYGVEPDQFAAQAYDGLYLMAEAVKNAGVADRDEIRDALAALKDFKGVLGTMSFDEEGDILMDPTVLIIEGNEYIVFE, encoded by the coding sequence ATGAATAAGAGAATCAAACTGTTATTTTCAGTTTTAATGGTTTTCACGCTGGTAGTACTGACTGCATGCGGCAGTGGTACGAAGGACGCTGGTGACAAAGAAACAGGAGCAGATGGTGCTGTAAAAGCTAAAATAGGCGTCATTTCCTATTTAACTGGACCAGGAGCTGGTTATGGAGAAGCAATTACGAATGGTTTGAAGTTGGCCAATAAAGAACTTAAAGAAGCAGGAGAAGTTGATCTGGAATTAATGATTGAAGACTCAGCAGGTAAACAGGAAGAAGCATTATCTGCTGCACAGAAATTGATGAACTCGGATAATGTTGATGCAATTATTGGACCTACACTCAGTACTGAAATGTTTGTAGTTGGACCTGAAGCCGAATTAAATGGTGTTCCAATTATGGGGACTTCAAATACTGCCGAGGGGGTTCCTCAACTTGGTGAATATGTGTTCAGAAACTCAATACCTGAGACACTAGCGATTCCAGCATCCGTACAAAAAGCAATTGAAAAATATGATGTCAAAAAAGTAGCGATTTTATATGGTAATGACGATGTATTTACAAAAGCGGGTTACGACGTAATGAAAAAAGTTGCAGAAGACTTGAATCTAGAGATCGTTACTACAGAAACATTCCAGTTAGGTCAATCAGATTATAAAGCACAATTAACGAAAATAAAGAACTTAAATCCGGATTTGATTCTTGCATCTGCTTTGTATAATGAAGGTGCAGTGATTTTAGACCAAGCTAGAAAAATGGGTCTGGATGTTCCATTCGTCGGTGGGAATGGATTCAACTCACCGGAAGTCATTAAAATTGCCGGAGATGCATCCAATGGTTTAATCGTTGCGACTCCATGGTTTGCTCAAAAAGATGATGAAAAAGTAAAGAATTTTGTTAAAAACTATACAGAAGCTTATGGAGTTGAACCGGATCAGTTTGCTGCACAAGCTTATGACGGATTGTATCTAATGGCTGAAGCTGTTAAAAATGCAGGTGTTGCTGACCGTGATGAAATTCGTGATGCATTAGCTGCACTCAAAGATTTTAAAGGAGTATTGGGCACAATGTCATTTGATGAAGAAGGGGATATATTAATGGATCCTACCGTACTAATCATTGAAGGCAATGAATATATAGTATTTGAATAA
- a CDS encoding carbohydrate kinase family protein: protein MIDSNKKHVLIYGDAFVDYIAEDQSNSTFTTFLGGATVNVAAGISRLGASSTFITVTGDDATSEFVREELREEGVDLSFAKHENDKRVSGVYVHLTEDNDRIFHTYIDETPDIQVETTDLSMEAFRDASAFHICSGTMFHLTALQTTWEAVRLTKKFGVPLSVDANIRPLRWESEALCRETIMSFVEEANILKLTEEELFFLTETDTLEDGIAKLMPYQIPVVLVTAGELGTFAVINGIMTHVGVEPVVPVDTTGAGDAFIAGILRQIHLKGQPETRDEWIDYISFGNKLGALCATKPGALSAMPRLEDIEE, encoded by the coding sequence ATGATTGACTCAAATAAAAAACATGTTTTAATTTACGGTGATGCATTCGTCGATTATATAGCGGAAGATCAGTCCAATTCGACGTTTACAACGTTTCTTGGAGGAGCAACAGTCAATGTGGCGGCAGGCATTTCCCGGCTTGGCGCTTCTTCCACTTTTATTACTGTTACGGGAGATGATGCAACTTCTGAATTTGTTCGAGAGGAGTTACGGGAAGAAGGCGTCGACTTATCGTTTGCGAAACATGAAAATGACAAGCGAGTGAGTGGTGTTTACGTACATTTGACGGAAGATAATGATCGTATTTTCCATACATATATCGATGAGACGCCAGATATTCAGGTGGAAACTACAGATTTATCCATGGAGGCGTTTCGAGATGCTTCCGCATTCCATATTTGTTCGGGCACGATGTTCCATTTAACAGCCCTACAAACGACATGGGAAGCAGTGCGTCTTACTAAGAAGTTTGGAGTGCCTTTGTCAGTGGACGCAAATATCCGTCCACTGAGGTGGGAAAGTGAAGCGCTTTGCCGTGAGACAATCATGTCATTTGTTGAAGAAGCGAATATATTGAAGCTGACAGAAGAAGAGCTTTTTTTCCTGACAGAGACAGATACGCTGGAAGATGGAATCGCCAAGCTGATGCCTTATCAGATTCCGGTAGTACTTGTTACCGCTGGTGAGCTAGGTACTTTTGCAGTCATCAATGGAATCATGACACATGTAGGCGTTGAACCCGTTGTGCCTGTCGATACGACGGGAGCAGGCGATGCATTTATTGCAGGTATTCTTCGTCAAATTCATTTAAAGGGGCAGCCTGAAACAAGAGATGAATGGATTGACTATATTTCCTTTGGCAATAAACTGGGTGCACTCTGCGCAACGAAACCAGGTGCATTGTCGGCAATGCCTAGACTTGAAGACATAGAAGAATGA
- a CDS encoding EamA family transporter → MKLWIYPILIVFAASCYGILSTIIKLAIQDGYTAAEAVTSQYFVGFFIALLIFIIVRRKVPKFGGGVTLLLAGLFTATTGTVYGQAIEYMPASLAVVMLFQFTWVGMLFDCIAKRRLPKRIEVISLLFLFGGTILAAGIIDADLSGIPWQGWAWGMASAVSFASFVMINSRQVEGMDTETRLLFTSFFAAIAIFFFQTPEIVWNGTLFGGGLWVYGLILGLFGIVIPIYLFSIAVPKVGTAMTSILSAAELPVAVTVSVILLNEALTILQVIGIIIIVIGIILPTIEQRRLNYRR, encoded by the coding sequence ATGAAACTTTGGATTTACCCAATACTTATTGTCTTTGCTGCGAGCTGTTACGGAATTCTTTCAACAATTATTAAACTGGCGATTCAGGATGGTTACACAGCTGCCGAGGCGGTAACGAGCCAATACTTCGTCGGGTTTTTCATAGCTCTACTTATTTTCATCATAGTCCGTCGTAAAGTCCCAAAATTCGGAGGTGGCGTGACGCTCCTTCTTGCGGGGTTATTCACCGCAACGACTGGTACGGTATACGGTCAAGCCATTGAATACATGCCCGCTTCTCTTGCGGTTGTTATGTTATTCCAATTTACTTGGGTCGGAATGCTGTTCGACTGTATCGCTAAACGACGCCTTCCAAAACGGATTGAAGTCATTTCACTGCTCTTCCTTTTCGGCGGTACAATTCTTGCAGCCGGCATTATCGATGCAGATCTTAGTGGAATTCCTTGGCAAGGTTGGGCATGGGGGATGGCTTCAGCTGTCAGCTTTGCATCATTCGTTATGATTAATTCACGACAAGTTGAAGGAATGGATACGGAAACACGCTTATTGTTCACATCATTTTTCGCAGCCATTGCCATCTTCTTTTTCCAAACGCCTGAAATCGTTTGGAACGGTACGTTGTTCGGTGGCGGTTTATGGGTATACGGTTTGATTCTTGGATTGTTCGGGATTGTCATTCCGATATATCTCTTCTCAATTGCAGTGCCTAAAGTTGGGACTGCGATGACATCGATTTTAAGCGCTGCAGAACTGCCAGTTGCTGTCACTGTGTCCGTTATTTTATTGAACGAGGCGCTAACAATTCTCCAAGTAATTGGTATAATCATTATCGTAATCGGCATTATTTTGCCGACCATTGAGCAAAGAAGATTGAATTATAGAAGGTAG
- a CDS encoding GNAT family N-acetyltransferase, with amino-acid sequence MDITIRQAQPADAEQAAPLIIDAIGDIAKRMTGEKEWDKVEQELCVLFKREDNRHSHLYTYIAELDEKVAGIMVLYAGADALELDQNLSEWLAKKGTANSEVDAESLADELYIDTVCIDPAFRGQGIGTTLFEYAEEVAKQKNSAKLSLNVETEKESAIRLYKRLGYEIVSPWTIIGEPFHHMVKIIN; translated from the coding sequence ATGGACATAACAATTCGACAAGCACAACCGGCTGATGCCGAACAAGCCGCGCCACTTATTATCGATGCAATCGGCGATATCGCTAAAAGAATGACAGGTGAAAAAGAATGGGACAAGGTGGAGCAGGAACTATGCGTCCTGTTTAAGCGTGAGGATAACCGACACTCCCATCTCTATACATACATTGCGGAGCTGGATGAAAAAGTAGCTGGTATTATGGTGCTCTACGCTGGTGCGGATGCCCTCGAACTCGACCAGAACTTAAGTGAGTGGCTTGCTAAAAAAGGGACCGCCAACTCCGAAGTAGACGCTGAATCATTAGCTGACGAACTTTACATCGATACTGTTTGTATTGATCCTGCATTTCGAGGTCAGGGAATAGGTACAACATTGTTTGAGTATGCAGAAGAAGTCGCGAAACAAAAAAATAGTGCAAAGCTTTCTTTAAACGTCGAAACAGAAAAAGAATCGGCTATCCGCCTCTACAAGAGGCTGGGTTATGAAATCGTCTCACCATGGACAATTATTGGTGAACCGTTTCATCATATGGTGAAAATTATTAATTAA
- a CDS encoding NADPH-dependent FMN reductase, translating into MKIVAIVGSLRKDSLNMQLVKTIEKRYGHLFEVEIADIGNLPFYNEDEENSPSEIVQNYKKMIAEADAVIISTPEFNWSMSGVLKNALEWLSRVDKPIVGKPVLPMGVSQGVLGTVRAQMHLRQVLQSIQATTLPPAGNEIFIGSAGQKFLDGGLRDEGTLKFLDQVVDKFITFVKEQEIK; encoded by the coding sequence ATGAAAATTGTAGCGATTGTCGGGAGTTTACGAAAAGATTCTTTAAACATGCAATTAGTGAAAACGATTGAAAAGAGATACGGTCACCTTTTCGAAGTCGAAATTGCGGATATCGGAAATTTGCCGTTCTATAATGAGGATGAGGAAAATTCACCTTCAGAGATAGTACAGAACTACAAGAAAATGATTGCTGAAGCGGATGCTGTCATCATTAGCACACCTGAATTCAACTGGTCGATGTCGGGTGTTTTGAAAAATGCATTGGAGTGGCTATCCAGAGTGGACAAGCCGATAGTAGGAAAACCGGTGTTGCCGATGGGGGTTTCCCAAGGAGTGTTAGGAACGGTAAGAGCACAAATGCACTTACGACAGGTTTTACAGAGTATCCAAGCAACTACACTACCTCCTGCGGGAAATGAAATCTTCATTGGATCAGCTGGACAAAAGTTCCTAGACGGTGGACTGAGAGATGAGGGCACACTCAAGTTTTTAGATCAAGTCGTTGATAAGTTTATTACTTTCGTTAAAGAGCAAGAAATTAAATAA
- a CDS encoding GHKL domain-containing protein encodes MKNHKIKLILVLSAVLLLFFTSLNVFTSYVKMKKTVEESIANQSLAAAESIASALNKETYQKFLNDPVKNEYYWELTNYLVDAREKLGALFVYTLKIDNPKVSTIMIGGLPKELDDSYSIGAVCTVPEKQVKRAFEGNTYVTNIIEDADFGSYLSVGVPIKDEAGKVMGYLGIDISVDTLNDIKGTVLKNNILLFIFNGAFILVVIGSFFLLQRWYQKEVAKAVGYTEDTYQAELKTLITSISSLRHDFTNHIQVLHGLLQLGESKQAQQYVSSLSKEVLAIESLKLNIDHPGLSILLQTKKLTAQNYHIDMNFTVSHDEFDKIKTTDLIIILSNLIDNAIDATIALPEAEREIAISCKKDVTQYVFKITNTGPEIIENEHIFEQGYSTKKAEQGKIRGQGLFIVKEVVNRYNGKLSIDSLNELETIAIVEIPLKKN; translated from the coding sequence ATGAAAAATCATAAAATAAAACTAATTTTAGTATTATCTGCAGTTTTGTTATTGTTTTTTACAAGTTTAAATGTCTTTACCTCATATGTGAAGATGAAAAAGACGGTTGAAGAGTCAATCGCGAATCAAAGTCTTGCAGCTGCCGAATCCATTGCGTCTGCGCTAAATAAAGAAACGTATCAGAAATTTTTGAATGACCCAGTAAAAAATGAATATTATTGGGAATTAACAAACTACTTAGTTGATGCAAGAGAAAAACTGGGTGCATTATTTGTGTATACATTGAAAATCGATAATCCAAAAGTATCGACTATAATGATAGGCGGATTACCCAAGGAATTAGATGATAGCTATAGCATTGGTGCGGTTTGTACAGTACCTGAAAAGCAGGTCAAAAGAGCTTTTGAAGGCAATACATATGTTACAAATATAATTGAGGATGCCGATTTTGGCTCTTATCTTTCTGTTGGAGTGCCGATAAAGGATGAAGCAGGAAAGGTCATGGGATACTTAGGTATCGATATTAGTGTTGATACACTTAATGATATAAAAGGGACAGTACTGAAAAATAATATCCTTCTCTTCATCTTTAATGGTGCCTTTATTTTGGTCGTAATCGGATCCTTCTTTTTATTGCAAAGATGGTATCAAAAAGAAGTGGCAAAGGCAGTCGGGTATACAGAAGATACATACCAAGCTGAACTTAAAACGTTAATCACTTCCATATCTTCTTTAAGACATGATTTCACCAATCATATTCAGGTTTTACATGGGCTGCTTCAACTAGGGGAATCTAAGCAGGCTCAGCAATACGTATCATCTTTGTCTAAAGAAGTTCTGGCGATAGAATCTCTAAAGTTAAATATAGATCATCCTGGTCTTTCAATCCTATTGCAAACAAAGAAACTGACTGCACAAAATTATCATATTGATATGAATTTCACGGTTTCTCATGATGAATTCGACAAAATAAAAACAACAGATTTAATCATAATACTTTCGAATTTAATTGATAATGCAATTGATGCAACAATTGCATTACCTGAAGCTGAACGTGAAATAGCAATTAGCTGTAAAAAGGATGTTACGCAGTATGTATTTAAGATTACGAATACGGGCCCTGAAATTATTGAGAATGAACATATTTTTGAACAAGGATATTCAACAAAAAAAGCAGAACAAGGAAAGATAAGAGGGCAAGGTTTATTTATTGTGAAGGAAGTTGTGAATAGATATAACGGGAAATTATCAATTGATTCACTAAACGAACTAGAGACTATAGCCATTGTGGAAATCCCTCTAAAGAAAAATTGA
- a CDS encoding RNA polymerase sigma factor, with protein sequence MEIAKLIRNIQTGDKDSFREFYEAYADYAIRTASAITRNREMAKDAVQETFIRVYRQIGSYNPELPFDPWFYRILMNECLRYIKKESPLSKFKHTDLENAPSIAEESFDHLSDLYNTIQSLDDTHRVPIILKYVMGFTEKEIADILGLNHNTVKSRLFKGRKRLKEQLDPTEKEEGPQ encoded by the coding sequence ATGGAGATAGCAAAATTGATACGAAATATACAGACCGGTGACAAAGACTCGTTTCGCGAATTTTACGAAGCATATGCAGACTATGCAATTCGAACAGCTTCAGCTATAACTCGTAACCGTGAAATGGCCAAAGATGCAGTACAGGAAACGTTCATTCGAGTATACCGGCAAATCGGTAGCTACAACCCTGAATTGCCCTTTGATCCGTGGTTTTACAGAATCTTGATGAATGAATGTCTTCGGTACATAAAGAAAGAGTCCCCACTTTCAAAATTTAAACATACCGACTTGGAAAATGCCCCATCCATTGCCGAAGAATCTTTCGATCATCTTTCCGATTTATACAATACGATTCAATCGCTTGATGACACGCACCGGGTTCCAATCATTTTAAAATATGTCATGGGCTTTACCGAAAAAGAAATTGCGGACATTCTAGGGCTAAATCACAATACAGTAAAGTCGAGACTGTTTAAAGGTAGAAAACGACTAAAAGAACAGTTAGACCCGACAGAGAAGGAGGAGGGACCACAATGA
- a CDS encoding RNA polymerase alpha subunit C-terminal domain-containing protein yields the protein MTVEKSLRVCGKGHKFYKSSECLSCPICDKENKPESGFLSKLSSPARNALVHEGVNTLQELSRFTEKEILKIHGIGPASLPTMRTSLEEEGLSFKE from the coding sequence TTGACAGTAGAAAAAAGTCTAAGGGTTTGCGGAAAGGGACATAAGTTTTACAAAAGTAGTGAATGTCTAAGTTGTCCTATCTGTGATAAAGAGAACAAGCCTGAAAGTGGATTCCTTTCGAAACTAAGTTCACCTGCAAGAAATGCATTAGTTCACGAAGGGGTTAACACTTTGCAAGAACTATCTAGATTCACTGAAAAAGAAATATTAAAAATTCACGGTATTGGACCAGCTTCCTTACCGACTATGAGAACCTCATTAGAAGAAGAAGGGTTATCATTTAAAGAATAA
- a CDS encoding UDP-N-acetylmuramyl pentapeptide phosphotransferase: MLYLPLLIGITLIVITTKLTQAFNLSSIWGVLAQICASLVIIIGSKLEVSHIPLGNHIELGYLTIPFTLLLLVGFTNVMNVEKVQNPSILLLPCVSLVFLSILAFIIGNPFVSLTGICTSLTIMFILLYGYFSGKVFVGRTLTTSIGYIIAVLSLSLFKSSILIIYIPIFTLALPFTLYYLTQDKITSVQSITVSTLMAIFFGALMFILTPNILGYLVVGLMIILVFTQFSRKYRFI, encoded by the coding sequence TTGTTATATTTACCTTTACTTATTGGTATCACTTTAATTGTAATTACAACTAAGCTTACTCAGGCTTTTAATTTATCAAGCATTTGGGGAGTGCTTGCTCAAATTTGTGCGTCACTTGTAATAATAATTGGCAGTAAACTCGAAGTTAGTCATATTCCTCTAGGTAATCATATCGAATTAGGATATTTGACGATTCCATTTACTTTATTACTTCTAGTAGGTTTTACAAATGTAATGAATGTGGAAAAAGTACAGAACCCTTCAATATTGCTATTACCCTGCGTTTCTTTAGTTTTTCTCTCTATATTAGCTTTCATCATTGGCAATCCATTTGTTTCACTCACAGGAATTTGTACCAGCTTAACGATTATGTTTATTCTGCTATACGGCTATTTTTCAGGTAAAGTATTTGTAGGAAGAACGCTTACTACGTCAATAGGTTATATAATAGCAGTGCTTTCATTATCCCTTTTTAAATCATCTATTTTAATCATCTATATTCCGATATTTACTTTAGCACTACCATTCACTTTATATTATTTAACTCAAGATAAGATTACGAGTGTACAATCAATTACAGTTAGCACTTTAATGGCTATTTTCTTTGGTGCATTAATGTTTATCCTTACTCCAAATATATTAGGATATCTCGTTGTCGGGTTAATGATTATTTTGGTTTTCACGCAATTTTCGCGTAAATATCGCTTTATTTAG
- a CDS encoding helix-turn-helix transcriptional regulator encodes MAIIINIDVMLAKRKMSVTELSEKVGITMANISILKNGKAKAIRLSTLEAICKALECQPGDILEYKGDEDTLG; translated from the coding sequence ATGGCAATTATAATAAATATTGATGTGATGCTGGCTAAAAGAAAAATGAGCGTAACAGAACTTTCGGAGAAGGTCGGCATAACGATGGCGAATATTTCTATATTGAAAAACGGAAAGGCAAAAGCGATTCGATTATCAACTTTAGAGGCGATTTGTAAGGCTTTAGAATGTCAGCCTGGAGATATTTTAGAATACAAAGGTGATGAAGACACTCTAGGATAA
- a CDS encoding DUF2975 domain-containing protein encodes MKQGSTLFLKIAVFLIGIPVLALCIFGLPWLANNSVNPNYAHILYPIIMGMYVSVIPFFVALYQAYKLLCYIDKNQSFSELCVKSIRNIKFCAMTISGLYLLILPFVFLVADLDDAPGLIIVGMVPIFASMVIAVFAAVLQRLLQEAIDIKSENDLIV; translated from the coding sequence ATGAAACAAGGTTCAACGCTCTTTTTAAAGATAGCTGTTTTTCTTATTGGAATCCCAGTTCTTGCTTTGTGCATATTTGGGTTGCCATGGTTAGCGAATAATTCTGTGAATCCGAATTATGCCCATATACTATATCCCATAATAATGGGCATGTATGTATCAGTGATACCGTTTTTCGTTGCATTGTATCAGGCTTATAAACTTTTATGCTATATTGACAAGAATCAATCCTTCTCTGAATTATGTGTTAAGTCTATAAGGAATATCAAATTCTGTGCAATGACAATCAGTGGTTTGTATTTGTTGATTTTACCGTTTGTTTTTCTCGTAGCAGATCTAGACGATGCACCAGGTCTCATAATAGTCGGGATGGTCCCTATCTTTGCCTCAATGGTAATCGCAGTATTTGCTGCTGTTCTTCAAAGACTTTTACAAGAAGCGATTGATATAAAATCGGAAAATGACTTAATAGTCTGA
- a CDS encoding MEDS domain-containing protein, producing MKTKMNQLFEDQKNVHLHILYKYNGTENYITQVLNYIQDGITAGDYVILIENSRLYPIIQKELSTRLTKDQMEFIHYVNSLEFYWSSGSYHPPSIADYFNKTIQRYVENKISFRAWAHVEWATMEEPLHLIRDLEEIVDEAVNLLSFPLICAYERNKMPDYLKTSLMETHPFVLLEDDFIVSDQYQPSNSVK from the coding sequence TTGAAAACCAAAATGAATCAGTTGTTTGAGGACCAAAAGAATGTACACCTTCATATTCTATATAAGTATAATGGAACGGAAAATTACATTACACAGGTTTTAAATTATATACAAGATGGCATTACAGCGGGAGATTACGTGATTCTCATTGAGAATTCTCGTCTTTACCCTATTATTCAAAAAGAACTGAGTACACGTTTAACGAAAGATCAAATGGAGTTCATACACTATGTAAACAGCCTTGAATTCTATTGGTCAAGTGGCAGTTATCATCCTCCTTCAATCGCTGATTACTTTAATAAAACAATTCAGCGCTATGTGGAAAATAAAATCTCTTTCCGGGCATGGGCACATGTCGAGTGGGCCACTATGGAAGAACCACTGCATCTCATAAGAGATTTAGAGGAAATAGTAGATGAAGCTGTAAATCTGTTGTCATTTCCATTAATTTGTGCGTACGAAAGAAATAAAATGCCAGACTATCTAAAAACGAGTTTGATGGAAACACATCCTTTTGTTCTACTAGAAGACGATTTCATCGTCTCGGACCAATATCAGCCGTCGAATTCAGTGAAATAA